Sequence from the Tenrec ecaudatus isolate mTenEca1 chromosome 6, mTenEca1.hap1, whole genome shotgun sequence genome:
CTCCAGGAAGACGTCTCCTATGAGGAAAGGGCCTGTGAAGGGGGCAAGTTTGCCACAGTAGAAGTGACTGGGAAGCCTGTGGATGAGGCTCTACGGGAAGCAATGCCCAAAGTCATGAAGTATGCGGGAGGCACCAATGACAAGGGTGAGTACCCCGGAAGGGTGCAGCTCTCCTCCCAGAAACTACATTCGTATGATTTCACTTCTTCAGTAGAAAACCCCAGGAGGGGGGCCACAAGGCCCATGCCACTCTGTTTCATTGGCACATGACTTCCCTGGGCTGTGTGTGCAGTTCATTGGAGGTAGCTCTGGGGGggacctccctgctccctcagttCATGCTTCTCCCCCAAGTGTAGAGTCATGGTCTGTACTGTTAAAGCCTTCAGTGATTTTCAAGTCTTTGGATTGGCTGGCTAGGTAGGTGTGTCCCAGTAGGCCAACCCACAGGGCAGCATCTGATTGGAGAACTCTGCACCAGGCTGAAAGTCCCCTGCCAGCCCCTGAGAGCTCAGGAAGCCACAAGTGTGACAGATTCCAGGCTCTGGGCTGGCCAGGGGGCAACAGGAGTCTGAGAATTCTTAGGCTGTCCACTTTTAGAGATTGGGTGATCCATGCTGGCTGCCTTCTAAATGTAAAATGATAGACCTGCAGGTTCATGTAAGGGGTATTTGTCTGCTCATAAACCATGTTTAAATTGAGTTTGACTCATCAAAAGATTTCTGACTTGAGACCATCACATACCAAAAATGAGGCAGAACACaaggtgagaaagagagagattatcataattttaaagctatttctcaggttcttaattttaaaagttagaaacttaaccttaaccttaGAAATGTTTTCTAGGACTAGGCCTCCATTAAGTGAACATCGACATTAGCCATAGCAGAGTTCTGGGAGAGCTCAGAGCGTGTCTAATTTAGAGTCTTGGACACATGGGAGATATGAATTAACCTGTAGAAGCTCAAGAAGATATGTTTTTCTTCTTAGCACTTTGTcataacctgtgtgtgtgtgtgtgtgtgtgtgtgtgtgtgtgtgtgaatgatgaAACTTACTCAAGAAAATCtcaaaaattacaaaacaacacCCTTAATTAAACCTCACTCTAATACGATCGCTGTTGTCTTCTGGGTGTATTTCTTTAGGACTTTTGAGAAGACTTGATAGTGTAGTAATGTTTGGGAAATTGTACTGATTTTCATAGTTATTTTCCACTGTTGCATAACAATCTGTAGCGTACTACTCTGCAAAATGAGACACTATTCGCTTAAACATATTCCTGCTAAAGGACTTGTATGGCTCCCGGTTTTTCTGTTTATAAATTCTGtagcaattatttttttatttaaataattttattgggggctcgtacagctcttatcacaatccatacatacatacatcgtgtcaagtacatttgtacatatgttgccatcattttcaaaacatgttctttttacttgagcccttaatattaacTCAttcccccactctctcctcctttcctcgtgaacccttgataatttatttttaaaaatttcatgtcttataccaactgctggttcccttcatccacttttctgttgtccgtccccctggaaaGGGCTTATATgtgaatcattgtgatcggtgtcccctttctcccttcaccttccccttaccctcctgctaGCAATTAATATTTTCATGCCTATAACCTTTCCCATATTTCAAATTCTTACATTCGAGTGGACTTCTAGAGATGAAGCCATCTAGGTAGAAATGTGTTTCTGGCCAGTGTGTGTATTGCCAAATGTTTTGTTCCAAAGGAGTTGTGCCGCTAGCCCGTTGTGGTTGCTGTTGGCTGCAGCGCCACCTCATGGCAGtcttatgtataacagaacaaggTGTTGCCCGCCCCAGCACCACCTTTATGGTCACTGATAGGCTTCAGTCCGTTGTTGCAGCTATCCTACACTGCTACCTCCAACCTAGATGTAAACACAAGATGTGTGGGTCTGACTAGATATTTCCTACCTGAAGATTTTATTATTGATTCCACGAACAAAAGATCCCGtctgggaagaagcacacgagtatCAGATCTTCCAGACCTCTGAGCAAGTCCGCTTGCTCAGGCCTGCGGAAGGTCCGATACTCTCCTTTTCTTCCCAGACAGTACCTTCTTCTTGTCCCTGACCTCGCACGCTGTGCTTCTGTGTTTCCAGGAATCGGGATGGGGACGACACTCCCTGTGTCCTTTGCCGTGTTCCCCGGTGAAGATGGCTCCCTACAGAAGAAATTAAAGGTCTGGTTCCGGATCCCGAACCAGTTTCAGAGTAACCCTCCCGTGCCCAGTGACGAAAGCATTAAGATCGAGGAGAGGGAAGGCATCACGGTCTATTCCACGTAAGGCATGTCTTAAGTGTCTTAAGGCAGGGCTGGATTTCCTGAACTACCTCTTGAAtcatcttccatgagcatttgccTTGAATTCACTCCAGTTAAATAAGAAATACTCAGTCCTGTTAACTTCTCACTttaactttttgtttttttaacaatttattggggctgatacaattcttttcacagttcatacatatacatacatcaattgtataaagcacatctgtacagtctttgccctaatcatttttttctcttttcttcttttacattttattagggactccaacaactcttaccacaatccatacatatacatacatcaattgtataaagcacacccatacattccctgtcccaatcattctcaaggcatttgctctccacttaagccccttgcatcaggtcctcttcacttTAACTTCTTGAAAGAACCTTCAACATACCTTTGTATTTGAGCAAGTGCCTTCGACGGTGGCCATATTGCAATGTGTCAAGAAAGCACCTCCTTGGCTTAGGTCAAACACCCAGTCAGAGGTGCACCTATTCTAGCCATGAGAGCgagcctctcctgtaggatcatggACGACACGTGAGAAACACAGAGGGTTAGGAGACCTGATAGCTGCCCCACACTCCTCTTCAAGGCCAAGGACTGGGAGCCTTTGTCACAGCTGAGCTGCCATCCCCCAGCTGTTCATGGCCTGCGGTCTCCTGAGCAGAACACACATTTGTCCTATTGTCCTTGCAGGGTTTCCAGGGAGGGACCTCATGGGATAGCATCTCCTTGACCATAGAGAATAGCAGGTGTCTATATTGAATGTGTTTCTCCTTTGGCTGAAAATCACCCTCCGCTCAAAACCCAAGTCTCCTCTCAGTAACCAGTGCTCTCCATTTGTTGAAAAAGAACTGTCCTATGGAATTGAGAGCTATGGCGGGAGGGAGACCAGGAGCTCACCTGTAGTGACTGTGAGGCGAAGGCTTGGTTCTACTCTAAAGCACCTCTCACAAGTAAGCACGCAGATCATCCTGCACCAGACAAAGCCCTGCTCTTCTCTCAGGAGCCTCCACAGTGAATTGTTTGACTACCCTGCTCCAGCTCCGCCCCTGAGAGTGGGACCCCTTTCCCTGGAGTGAACACTAACTCAGAACCTGAGCTGGGTGTGGACTGATGGGTAGCCAGGTGACTGCAGGGCCCTCACTGGAAGACAGCGAGGGGGATGCGTGGGGAGGATGCAGCTGAGCCGTTGGCagcagggctcccaggcctgtgcTGCTGCCTCAGTCCTCACCCAGACTCCTCAGCCTTCCCGGCAAGGGCTGCTGAGAAAGCAAACTGTAATGAATGCCTTTCCCGAAGCAGGGACTAGAGTGCAAAATGTGTGGAAGCTCCCACTTCATGCtcatccaagttcacgctagctGGCACTGGAGAGTGTGCGCCTCTTTATTTTGCTCCCTAGACACCTGCTTGTCTCACCCTAGACCCAGCTCCATCTATTTCACTCCGTCTCCAGTGTCGGATCACCCAGTAATCAAAGTCAGCATGGGATGCTTGTGCTACTTGCTAATCTGTAGTGAGTGGTGGTTACATATTTTTCACCACATCTAAGAGTCTGTTTCAAGATGTGGCTGGCACCGCTCTCTCTCCCAACCGACAGCattttcctacagaatcaaagcctcttttcacaTTGACAAGCCCTGGCAGGGACAGAGTATCCAGCAAGTTAGGTAAGCCTGGGTTTAATTCGTGTTTGCTCGCTCATCTATAGCAAACAATTTTGCAGGGGTTTCACTCTGTGATGAAAACAATTTTGCATGTCCTCAGAGATGTGATAAAATTCAAGTGAGGTTGTTCCCTGTGGTTTGTGGTGAGGCGCTGAGCCCATttagactcagagcgaccctgtgcacaacagagccaaGCAGTGCCCGGGCCTGGGCCAGCCCCACAGTCGTTATGAGGGAGGCTCTCTGTTGAGACCAGTCCTGGCGGTCtttgtctttttcactgaccctcgacgTTACCAAGCTtgaagtccttttccaggcacgTCTTTCCAGAAAAATGCCCTCCCTGCCGAggggcgttctggctgtactttttccaagatgggTGTGCTtgttctttaaatattcttcacccaaAACATAATTCAACTGCTtcccttcttctttggtcttcttcattcattgtacaactttcacatgcacagtagGCAATTAAAAATAGCATGGCATCGGGCAGGGCCATCTTAATCTTCAACATGACATCtttactcttcaacactttaaagaagttttgGTGCAGCAGATTTGGCCCAGTGTAATaggtcatttgatgtcttgacagctacttccaggagcattgaccaTGGATCTAAGCAACATGAGAACTTGATAACGTTTATCTTTTCTctattcatcatgatgttgcctgttggtctacttgtgaggatctgatgttctttttttttttaacattttattagggactcatacaactcttatcacaatccatacatatacatacatcaattgtataaagcacatccgtacattctttgccctaatcattttcaaagcatttgctctccacttaagccctttgcatcaggtcctctgttttttccccctccctccccgctccctcctccctcatgagcccttgataatttatagattgttattttgtcatatcttgccctatccggagtctcccttcccccccttctctgccatccgtctcccagggaggaggtcacatgtagatccttgtaatcagttccccttttccaacccactcaccctctactctcccagtatcgcccctcccacccgtcctgaaggtatcatccaccctggattccctgtgcctccagctcccatatgcaccagtgtacaacctctgccctatccagtcctgcaaggtagaattcagatcatagtagtaggggggaggaagcatccaggatctgggggaaagctgtgttcttcatcagtactacatcgcaccctgaataactcatctcctctcttaaacccctctgtgaggggatctccagtggccgacaaatgggctttgggtctccactctgcacttcccccttcattcactaaggtgtatatatatatatatatatatatatatatatatatatatatatttgcatgatgccttatacctggtccctttggcacctcgtgattgtacaggctggtgtgcttcttccatgtgggctttattgcttctgagctagatggccacttgtttgcctttaagaccccagacactatctcttttgatagctgggcaccatcagctttcttcgccacatttgcttatgcaccgtttgtcttcggcgatcatatcatggaggtgtgcagccaatgatatgattttttgttctttgatgcctgataactgatcccttcaggaccacatgatcacacaggctggtgtgttcttccatgtgggctttgttgcttctgagctagatggccgcttgtttatcttcaagcctttaagaccccagatactatctcttttggtagccgggcaccatcagctttcttcaccacatttacttgttcacctgctttggcttcagcacttgtgtcgggagggtgagcatcgtagagtgccaatttaataaaagaaagtattcatgcattgagggagtgcttgagtagaggcccaaggtccttccgccaccttaaggATCTGatgttctttaccttgagttataTTCATTTcagaaggctgtagtccttggtctccatgagcaagtgcttcaagttctcttggctttcagcaagcaaggttgtgccatttgcATACCATAAATTGTTCATATGCTCTCCTCCAGCCCACCTGCCACACTCTTCTTGATACAGTCCAGGTGCTCAGATTATTTACTTAGCATGAAGATTGGATACATGGAGTGAAAGGATagcactctgac
This genomic interval carries:
- the HEBP1 gene encoding heme-binding protein 1, with product MLGLIRNSLFGSVESWPWQILSQGSKEDVSYEERACEGGKFATVEVTGKPVDEALREAMPKVMKYAGGTNDKGIGMGTTLPVSFAVFPGEDGSLQKKLKVWFRIPNQFQSNPPVPSDESIKIEEREGITVYSTQFGGYAKEADYVAHATQLRAALEGTGTWRDDVYFCAGYDPPMKPYGRRNEVWLVKM